The Virgibacillus dokdonensis genome includes a window with the following:
- the nhaC gene encoding Na+/H+ antiporter NhaC, protein MKRDITLKESIFLLVLLLLIIGISIIGLDLPPQIPILFAVGIVILFAKMKGASWEVVHKGIENGIIPGLIPIIIFMLIGVLISVWISAGTIPTIMVYGLGILSAKFFLPSVFVICALVGILVGSSFTTISTIGIAFLGMGQMMEFNIAMTAGAIVSGAYVGNNISPLSDTANLASAIAEVDLFEHIKNMLRKIVPAFVISLIFFIIIGQTKAGATESNINELVDTLYSNFNISMVSLIPALILFLCAWKKIPAIPTLLMSIAVTVVIQYIYYPHTSFSKIASLMQDGFVSNTGTETVDVLLTRGGMQSMMWSVSLIILALTLGGLLVELKIVETLISKVQGLVSTKGKLILMAGLSAVGINIVLGEQYLSIILPGKAFKSQVEAINLDPKKLSAILADAGAVVNSLIPWGVSGVFITGTLGVSTLEYAPFAIFCITAPIINVLFGFFEKEKGLPPLS, encoded by the coding sequence ATGAAAAGAGATATAACGTTAAAAGAAAGCATCTTTCTACTAGTATTATTATTATTGATTATAGGTATTAGTATAATAGGTTTGGATTTGCCTCCGCAAATTCCGATTTTATTCGCAGTAGGAATTGTTATCCTTTTTGCTAAGATGAAAGGTGCTTCATGGGAAGTTGTTCATAAGGGAATTGAAAATGGAATTATACCTGGTCTGATCCCCATCATTATCTTTATGCTTATTGGTGTCTTAATAAGTGTTTGGATTTCAGCAGGAACCATTCCAACTATCATGGTTTATGGGTTAGGGATTTTATCAGCGAAATTTTTCTTACCTTCTGTGTTTGTTATTTGTGCACTTGTTGGTATTTTAGTAGGTAGTTCGTTCACAACCATTTCAACTATAGGTATTGCGTTTTTAGGTATGGGACAAATGATGGAATTTAATATTGCGATGACTGCTGGCGCTATAGTGTCAGGAGCTTATGTCGGGAATAATATATCTCCTTTATCCGATACAGCCAATTTGGCTTCTGCTATAGCGGAAGTGGATTTATTTGAACATATTAAAAATATGTTGCGAAAAATTGTTCCTGCTTTTGTTATTTCACTTATCTTTTTTATTATAATTGGACAAACAAAAGCGGGAGCGACGGAAAGTAATATTAATGAATTAGTAGATACATTATATTCTAATTTCAATATTTCTATGGTGTCCCTAATACCAGCACTCATTTTATTTTTGTGTGCGTGGAAGAAGATACCTGCTATTCCAACACTTCTAATGAGTATTGCGGTTACCGTTGTTATTCAATATATATATTATCCACATACCAGCTTTTCTAAAATCGCTAGCCTTATGCAAGATGGATTTGTTTCGAATACAGGAACAGAAACGGTAGATGTTTTGCTTACCAGGGGTGGTATGCAAAGTATGATGTGGTCTGTTTCGCTAATTATCCTTGCTTTGACATTAGGAGGACTGTTAGTAGAATTAAAAATTGTTGAAACGTTAATATCAAAAGTTCAAGGTCTTGTTAGTACAAAAGGGAAATTAATTTTAATGGCTGGATTAAGTGCGGTAGGTATAAATATCGTTCTTGGAGAACAGTATTTATCCATTATTTTGCCAGGTAAAGCATTTAAATCGCAAGTGGAGGCAATAAATCTTGATCCCAAAAAACTCTCAGCTATTTTGGCAGATGCTGGGGCAGTAGTTAATTCACTAATTCCATGGGGAGTAAGTGGTGTGTTTATTACTGGAACATTGGGGGTTTCTACATTAGAGTATGCACCATTTGCTATCTTTTGTATAACTGCTCCAATTATAAATGTATTATTTGGTTTTTTTGAAAAAGAGAAGGGATTACCTCCTCTCTCTTAA
- a CDS encoding YerC/YecD family TrpR-related protein, whose translation MLIDEIRGEELDDFFCAFLELQTIEECYCFFDDLCTVNEIKAMLQRFRVAKMLYNDNTYCQIEDETGASTATISRTKRSLYHGNNMYDILFSRMKKSIES comes from the coding sequence ATGCTTATAGATGAAATACGTGGAGAAGAATTAGATGATTTTTTTTGCGCGTTTTTAGAACTTCAAACAATAGAAGAATGTTATTGTTTTTTTGATGATTTATGTACAGTCAATGAAATAAAGGCAATGCTTCAACGATTTAGAGTAGCAAAAATGCTTTATAATGATAACACATATTGTCAAATTGAAGATGAAACAGGGGCAAGTACAGCAACCATCTCTCGTACGAAACGTTCATTATATCATGGGAATAATATGTATGATATTCTTTTCAGTCGGATGAAGAAAAGTATAGAGAGTTAA
- the tyrS gene encoding tyrosine--tRNA ligase: protein MNLIDELEWRGAINQQTDAEGLKDLIEEKKISLYCGVDPTGDSMHIGHLIPFIMMKRFQLHGHQPVILIGGATGTIGDPSGRQTERQLQTLEKVQNNVDKLTKQMKKLFFDGDSELRIVNNYDWTHNLSILDFLRDYGKNFSVNNMLAKDIVASRLDSGISFTEFSYQILQSMDFHHLFKEENVQLQIGGSDQWGNITSGLDLIRKKEGQDAKVFGLTIPLLLKADGTKFGKTAGGAIWLDAEKTTPYEFYQFWINADDKDVIKYLKFFTFLTKEEIDELENKVKTEPHKREAQKVLAKEMTKFVHGEKALTQALKITEALFSGNVKSLTADEIEQGFKDMPTFQASKETKNIVDWLVELGIEPSKRQAREDINNGAISMNGERITDVNTDVTAENAFDGKFIIIRKGKKKYSLVKLA, encoded by the coding sequence ATGAATCTTATTGATGAGTTAGAATGGCGTGGAGCTATTAATCAACAAACAGATGCTGAAGGATTAAAAGATTTAATTGAAGAGAAAAAGATTTCTTTATATTGCGGTGTTGATCCAACTGGTGATAGTATGCATATTGGTCATTTAATTCCATTCATTATGATGAAACGCTTTCAATTACACGGTCATCAACCGGTTATTTTAATTGGAGGAGCGACAGGGACTATTGGTGATCCTAGTGGACGCCAAACAGAACGGCAATTACAAACATTAGAGAAGGTACAAAATAATGTTGATAAGCTAACGAAGCAAATGAAGAAATTATTCTTCGATGGTGATAGTGAACTTAGGATCGTGAACAACTACGATTGGACACATAACTTAAGTATATTGGATTTCTTACGTGATTACGGTAAAAATTTTAGTGTCAATAATATGTTGGCAAAAGATATTGTCGCTAGCCGATTAGATAGTGGGATTTCGTTCACGGAGTTCTCTTACCAAATTTTACAATCTATGGACTTTCATCACCTATTTAAAGAAGAAAATGTACAATTACAAATTGGTGGTAGCGATCAATGGGGCAATATTACAAGCGGATTAGACCTCATACGTAAAAAAGAGGGTCAGGATGCGAAAGTCTTTGGTCTAACCATTCCACTTTTATTAAAAGCAGATGGAACAAAGTTTGGTAAAACAGCTGGTGGAGCAATTTGGTTAGACGCAGAAAAAACGACACCATACGAATTTTACCAGTTTTGGATTAACGCAGATGATAAAGACGTGATAAAATACCTGAAATTCTTTACGTTCTTAACGAAAGAAGAAATTGATGAATTAGAGAATAAAGTGAAAACAGAACCGCATAAACGTGAAGCGCAAAAAGTGTTAGCAAAAGAAATGACAAAGTTTGTTCATGGTGAAAAAGCATTAACGCAAGCATTGAAAATTACGGAAGCACTTTTTAGTGGAAATGTTAAATCATTAACAGCAGATGAAATTGAACAAGGATTTAAAGACATGCCTACTTTTCAAGCTTCCAAAGAAACAAAAAATATTGTCGACTGGTTAGTTGAGTTAGGTATCGAACCATCTAAACGCCAAGCGAGAGAAGATATTAACAATGGAGCTATTTCCATGAATGGAGAACGAATAACCGATGTTAATACAGATGTAACAGCAGAAAACGCATTCGATGGAAAGTTTATTATTATTCGTAAAGGGAAGAAAAAATACAGCTTGGTAAAATTAGCTTAA
- a CDS encoding protein rep encodes MPSSWKRSLELAYTNHYIITKVNEQKPVNWLLLDVGLENVAEEHINQSLDNLLIGFNRLFKYKSVKQATLGYFRMLDIVKQNDRFHPKIHVLLPTMKSYFQGRYYIKRDKWLEMWAKALGVTNDLYVNVKVIQPEDNSHRMVEKMEQGLAVLLDVPEANRPKKDKKIIETRRLIGYSRLLKKEADQLPPDSDFYLDIAHLRTDDRIANVAFDNMLTWHPGLRTEKENPFI; translated from the coding sequence ATGCCTTCTTCTTGGAAAAGATCATTAGAACTAGCATATACAAATCATTACATTATTACGAAGGTGAATGAACAGAAACCAGTTAATTGGTTATTACTAGATGTAGGTTTAGAAAATGTGGCAGAAGAGCATATTAACCAATCCTTAGATAATTTGCTTATTGGATTTAATCGATTGTTTAAGTATAAAAGTGTAAAGCAAGCTACATTAGGTTATTTTCGTATGCTGGATATAGTTAAACAAAATGATAGGTTCCATCCAAAAATTCATGTCTTGCTGCCAACGATGAAAAGCTATTTTCAAGGAAGATACTATATTAAACGTGATAAATGGTTAGAAATGTGGGCTAAAGCTTTAGGGGTTACTAATGATCTATATGTAAATGTAAAAGTGATCCAACCTGAGGATAATAGTCATCGAATGGTAGAAAAAATGGAACAAGGTTTAGCAGTACTTTTGGATGTACCAGAAGCAAACAGACCTAAAAAAGATAAGAAAATTATTGAGACACGAAGGTTAATTGGGTACAGCAGGTTATTAAAAAAGGAAGCAGATCAACTACCTCCTGATTCAGACTTTTACCTAGATATAGCTCATTTACGTACAGACGATAGGATTGCAAATGTTGCTTTTGACAACATGCTCACTTGGCACCCTGGCTTAAGAACAGAAAAAGAAAATCCTTTTATCTGA
- a CDS encoding PadR family transcriptional regulator produces the protein MDKEIMKGSIDILLLSLLQNRDMYGYEMVKALKKNSNELYNMSEGTLYPALKRLENKGWVQSYWGDSESGGRRKYYQITQQGKNELANKLQEWNQISHLIKVCSEGLGWSQQSKPTFTKL, from the coding sequence ATGGATAAAGAAATAATGAAAGGAAGTATTGATATCCTGCTATTGTCTCTCCTCCAGAATCGTGATATGTACGGCTATGAGATGGTTAAGGCGTTAAAAAAAAATAGTAATGAACTGTATAACATGAGTGAGGGTACTTTGTATCCTGCTTTAAAGCGACTTGAAAATAAAGGCTGGGTCCAATCTTATTGGGGAGATTCGGAAAGTGGAGGCAGAAGGAAATATTATCAAATTACCCAGCAGGGAAAAAACGAGCTAGCTAACAAACTGCAAGAATGGAATCAAATTAGCCATTTAATTAAGGTATGTTCGGAGGGATTAGGTTGGAGTCAACAATCGAAGCCTACATTCACAAAATTGTAA
- a CDS encoding VanZ family protein, with protein MESTIEAYIHKIVSELHCGEEEKKDMTDEMKDHLYLLIQEYKEDGFSNEVAVNKALETFGEQKQLASGLQTSISPFHKLCKITTGIFFGLYVLILFFKFFLERMILTATIVKSGDFFNPHVAIPENFTGAFDVEYIHLNANFLPFKTTLQYILNADSYNVSIIIENTVGNALVFLPLGIFLPLLFPKCHSLLKVSITVTIIISAIESLQLLLCVGQFDVDDIILGTIGSGIGFLCFLFFQRLKNEITAIRRIEKEL; from the coding sequence TTGGAGTCAACAATCGAAGCCTACATTCACAAAATTGTAAGTGAGCTACACTGTGGGGAAGAAGAAAAAAAAGACATGACAGATGAAATGAAAGATCATTTGTATTTGTTGATACAAGAATATAAGGAAGATGGGTTTTCAAATGAAGTAGCCGTAAATAAAGCGTTAGAAACGTTTGGCGAACAAAAGCAATTAGCAAGCGGCTTACAAACATCTATTTCTCCTTTTCACAAATTATGCAAAATAACGACAGGCATTTTTTTCGGATTATATGTTCTTATCCTATTTTTTAAGTTCTTTTTGGAGCGCATGATTTTAACAGCGACTATAGTTAAAAGTGGTGACTTTTTTAACCCACATGTGGCTATTCCGGAAAATTTTACAGGTGCATTTGATGTTGAATACATTCATTTAAATGCCAATTTTTTGCCCTTTAAAACGACGCTACAATATATCTTAAATGCAGATTCATATAACGTATCCATTATTATTGAAAACACCGTAGGGAATGCCCTTGTATTTTTGCCGCTAGGAATCTTTCTGCCGCTATTATTCCCAAAGTGCCATTCACTATTAAAAGTTTCTATAACTGTAACGATCATTATCTCGGCGATTGAAAGCTTGCAATTGTTGTTATGCGTTGGTCAATTTGATGTGGATGACATTATCTTAGGAACGATTGGCAGTGGCATAGGATTTTTATGTTTCCTATTTTTCCAGCGCTTAAAGAATGAAATAACTGCAATACGACGTATAGAAAAAGAATTATAA
- a CDS encoding VanZ family protein encodes MMKAIIKIGLFLVLCVYVLILSKLVLFKYLSLHEILAHFAFRYEGPTWNEHNLIPFKTIFFYLFSTDINFSIRVENLVGNIIGFAPFGFLLPSIWRKFQNLTNIVLATLCLSFMFEFVQLSFKFGSFDVDDLLLNTLGGVIGYLPFLLFNTLIKNKQQHRLVNRRGFK; translated from the coding sequence ATGATGAAAGCCATTATAAAAATAGGTTTATTTCTAGTGTTATGTGTGTACGTACTCATATTATCAAAACTTGTCTTGTTTAAGTACCTTTCTTTGCATGAAATTTTAGCTCACTTTGCATTTCGTTATGAAGGGCCTACTTGGAATGAGCATAATTTAATTCCTTTTAAAACGATATTTTTCTATCTATTTTCTACAGATATCAATTTTTCTATAAGGGTTGAAAACTTGGTTGGTAATATCATTGGTTTTGCGCCTTTTGGCTTCCTTCTACCATCAATTTGGCGAAAATTTCAAAATCTAACCAACATTGTCCTTGCAACATTATGTTTAAGCTTTATGTTCGAGTTCGTGCAACTGAGTTTTAAATTTGGTAGCTTCGATGTAGATGATTTGCTGTTGAATACACTTGGAGGAGTAATTGGCTATCTACCTTTTTTACTATTTAATACGCTAATCAAGAATAAACAACAGCATAGGCTGGTGAACAGGAGAGGATTTAAATAA
- a CDS encoding DUF4177 domain-containing protein gives MRRGCWEYAVETWTLGITSADREESEDKLNEYGKQGWELVNVIPQIGGSMGDISVNFNQIIFKRKAI, from the coding sequence ATTCGACGTGGGTGCTGGGAATATGCGGTAGAAACTTGGACATTAGGGATCACTTCAGCTGATCGAGAGGAATCTGAAGATAAATTAAATGAATACGGAAAACAAGGTTGGGAATTAGTAAACGTTATTCCTCAGATTGGTGGGAGTATGGGGGATATTAGTGTGAACTTTAACCAAATCATTTTTAAAAGAAAAGCGATATAA
- a CDS encoding homocysteine S-methyltransferase family protein, with protein sequence MKRSLQQRLQEGTVIVGEGYLFELERRGYLQAGSFVPEVALDNPQALKQAYRDFMNAGSDVVLAFTYNGNREKMRIIGKEELLEPLNRNAIQLAKEVAKEHPVEEALVAGNISNTNIFDPNDPASKEQVRSIFAEMVQWCKEEGVDFVNGETFYYYEEALIALEEITKQELPAVITFGLMGENILRDGYTVEEACQLLSEKGALVVGMNCFRGPDTIQPFVAKIRDTVKGYVGALPIPYRTTEAHPTFFNLPDGGCSCHLPTETTFPTALDPLYHNRYELAAWAKEAKDIGVNYIGLCCGASPAMLRAVAEAVGKETINSKYSPNMEKHFLFGTDKTLKKHNLEYRTKA encoded by the coding sequence ATGAAACGCAGCTTACAACAAAGATTGCAGGAAGGTACGGTTATTGTGGGAGAAGGTTATTTATTTGAATTAGAACGCAGGGGGTATTTACAAGCAGGTTCTTTTGTACCGGAAGTCGCATTAGATAATCCACAAGCTCTGAAACAAGCTTATCGCGATTTTATGAATGCAGGCTCAGACGTCGTACTGGCGTTTACTTACAATGGGAATAGAGAAAAGATGCGAATTATTGGTAAGGAAGAATTGCTCGAGCCGTTGAACAGAAATGCCATTCAACTAGCAAAAGAAGTCGCCAAAGAACATCCTGTAGAAGAAGCACTCGTTGCTGGAAACATTTCTAACACGAATATTTTCGATCCGAATGACCCAGCTTCCAAAGAGCAAGTAAGGAGCATTTTTGCCGAGATGGTGCAATGGTGTAAAGAAGAAGGTGTTGATTTCGTAAATGGAGAAACATTTTATTATTATGAAGAAGCTCTAATCGCTTTAGAAGAAATTACGAAACAAGAACTCCCAGCCGTCATCACTTTTGGTCTTATGGGAGAAAACATTCTAAGGGACGGGTATACCGTAGAGGAAGCTTGCCAATTATTATCTGAAAAAGGAGCGCTCGTCGTCGGAATGAATTGCTTCCGTGGCCCTGATACCATCCAGCCCTTTGTAGCTAAAATAAGAGATACAGTCAAAGGTTATGTTGGGGCACTACCAATACCTTATCGAACAACAGAGGCGCACCCAACCTTTTTCAACTTGCCGGATGGAGGTTGCAGTTGCCATTTACCTACAGAAACGACATTCCCAACGGCACTTGATCCGCTTTATCACAACCGCTACGAATTAGCCGCTTGGGCGAAAGAAGCAAAAGACATCGGTGTGAACTATATTGGCTTATGCTGTGGCGCGTCGCCTGCAATGTTACGTGCTGTTGCAGAAGCTGTCGGTAAAGAAACGATTAATTCCAAATACTCGCCAAATATGGAAAAACACTTTTTATTTGGTACTGACAAAACGTTGAAAAAACATAATTTAGAATACCGAACTAAGGCTTAG
- a CDS encoding methionine biosynthesis PLP-dependent protein, with protein MLQQTRETNMVQLGNRSDARTGAVNPPIYLSTAFKHDGIGQSTGYDYSRTKNPTRCLLEEGVAHLESGKQAFACSSGMAAIQLVLSLFQAGDEIIVSADIYGGTYRLLEQYNKAYNFKICYDPFTNFKETEANISNKTKAIFIETPTNPLMQEIDIASIAHLTKKYNLLLIVDNTFLTPYLQRPLELGANIILHSATKYIGGHNDVLAGIVVANDEPICEQLAMMHNASGAVLSPFDCWLLIRGLKTLSLRMEKHETNARELAHFLSNHQAIKEVLYPGKGGMLSFRLHDSKWVDPFLQQMQLITFAESLGGVESFITYPATQTHADIPLNERTKRGIDDCLLRFSVGIEHVNDLKHDLQNALQAF; from the coding sequence ATGTTACAACAAACGCGTGAAACAAACATGGTGCAACTAGGAAATCGAAGTGATGCTCGCACTGGCGCAGTTAATCCCCCTATTTATTTATCAACTGCATTCAAACATGATGGGATAGGGCAGTCAACCGGGTATGATTATAGCCGTACAAAAAACCCTACCCGATGCCTGTTAGAGGAAGGTGTTGCGCATTTAGAATCTGGTAAGCAAGCCTTTGCTTGTAGTTCAGGCATGGCGGCTATCCAGCTTGTACTTTCCCTTTTTCAAGCTGGTGATGAAATCATTGTTTCAGCAGATATTTACGGGGGAACGTATCGTTTGTTGGAACAGTACAACAAAGCATACAATTTCAAGATCTGCTATGATCCTTTTACCAACTTCAAAGAAACGGAAGCAAACATATCTAACAAAACAAAAGCAATATTTATTGAAACACCGACAAACCCTTTAATGCAAGAAATAGATATTGCCTCCATCGCTCACCTTACTAAAAAATATAATCTATTACTTATTGTTGACAACACCTTCCTTACGCCATATTTGCAACGCCCTTTAGAACTTGGCGCTAATATTATTCTACATAGTGCAACAAAGTATATCGGCGGGCACAATGATGTATTGGCTGGCATAGTAGTTGCTAACGATGAACCGATTTGTGAACAACTCGCTATGATGCATAATGCATCTGGGGCAGTGCTTTCTCCATTTGATTGTTGGCTGTTAATTAGAGGGTTAAAAACGCTTTCCTTGCGTATGGAAAAGCATGAAACAAATGCCCGAGAATTAGCCCATTTTTTAAGCAACCACCAAGCAATAAAAGAGGTGCTTTATCCTGGCAAAGGTGGTATGTTATCTTTTCGTTTACACGATAGCAAGTGGGTAGACCCTTTTTTACAGCAAATGCAACTGATTACCTTCGCCGAAAGTCTAGGCGGTGTGGAAAGCTTTATCACGTATCCAGCGACACAAACACATGCGGATATTCCCCTTAATGAACGTACCAAGCGTGGCATTGATGACTGTTTATTACGCTTTTCGGTCGGAATAGAGCATGTGAATGATTTAAAACATGATTTGCAGAACGCATTACAGGCATTTTAA
- a CDS encoding manganese catalase family protein, with the protein MFKRENRMLIELPVPEHGDPNAAAAVQELLGGKFGEMSTLNNYMFQSFNFRQKDKLKPFYDLVASITAEEFGHVELVTNTINLLSKGNTFYTGNPDVTPLREGKDSRNTYQFIATAQTALVGDSMGRAWTGDNVFSSGNLVLDLLHNFFLEVGARTHKMRVYEMTEHETAREMIGYLLVRGGTHVLAYAKALEIATGVDVKKLIPIPDLSNTKFDYARKFEEQGLANVLYTWNDVGDYNDIRQIWKGDNPENGEKLIVKEGTPKGGPVPNLEDLPEQFAPGIDKDDYQKIAKRLMENM; encoded by the coding sequence ATGTTTAAGCGTGAAAACCGCATGTTAATTGAACTGCCTGTTCCTGAACACGGCGATCCTAATGCTGCAGCAGCGGTCCAAGAATTATTAGGTGGGAAATTTGGCGAGATGTCTACATTAAATAATTATATGTTTCAATCGTTCAATTTCCGCCAAAAAGATAAGCTTAAACCATTTTACGATCTTGTAGCAAGTATAACAGCTGAAGAGTTCGGCCATGTTGAACTTGTGACGAACACAATTAATCTACTTTCAAAAGGAAACACCTTTTACACGGGAAACCCAGATGTAACCCCGTTACGCGAAGGAAAAGACAGTCGAAATACGTATCAATTTATCGCTACTGCTCAAACAGCACTTGTAGGTGACTCCATGGGTCGAGCATGGACAGGAGATAATGTCTTTAGTAGCGGCAATCTTGTCTTAGATTTACTACACAATTTCTTTCTTGAAGTCGGCGCTCGTACACATAAAATGCGCGTTTACGAAATGACAGAACATGAAACAGCAAGAGAAATGATTGGTTACTTATTAGTTCGTGGAGGTACACATGTGCTAGCCTATGCGAAAGCATTAGAAATCGCAACAGGCGTTGACGTTAAAAAGCTTATCCCGATTCCTGATTTATCGAACACGAAGTTTGATTATGCTCGAAAATTTGAAGAACAAGGATTGGCAAATGTTTTATACACGTGGAATGATGTGGGAGATTATAACGATATCCGACAAATTTGGAAAGGAGACAATCCAGAGAATGGGGAGAAGCTAATCGTCAAGGAAGGAACACCAAAAGGAGGCCCTGTTCCTAATTTAGAAGACCTTCCTGAACAATTTGCACCTGGCATTGATAAAGATGATTATCAAAAAATCGCTAAACGGTTAATGGAAAACATGTAA
- a CDS encoding YuzF family protein, with protein sequence MNAQTPSFTSAFDPYVYQTLQSITGATLIVQTTQGTVTGSLKTVMPDHIVLESGGSSFYIRIQQIVWVIPKS encoded by the coding sequence ATGAACGCACAAACCCCATCATTTACAAGTGCTTTTGACCCTTACGTATACCAAACTTTACAGTCAATAACAGGTGCCACGCTCATTGTACAAACAACACAAGGAACAGTGACAGGTAGCTTAAAAACAGTAATGCCTGACCATATCGTTTTAGAATCGGGCGGATCTTCATTCTATATTCGTATTCAACAAATTGTTTGGGTGATTCCGAAAAGCTAA
- a CDS encoding LysR family transcriptional regulator yields the protein MDIRQVEYFIAVANKQNFTKAASTLHISQPSLSKAIKNLENQLGVTLFYRGGKKIELTDAGAAFLGNAKQFIEAYENLTTEMYDVVQLKKGQIKIGIPPIIGATFFSKLISQYKAAHPSFHIELNEVGSNLIQHGVKEGELDVGLICNLPVEKHHFSTINLLKDPLMVVVQNNHPLASEKSVALPDLQDEPFILYQQDFSLHDRIVEACQYYDFSPNAVCKSSQRDFMIEMVEANLGIALFPSKICKQLLHHDVQAIPFKQPRLHLELALIWKKDKYLPYAVREFVTMAKDFTN from the coding sequence ATGGACATTCGTCAAGTTGAGTATTTCATTGCTGTAGCCAATAAACAAAATTTCACCAAAGCTGCCTCCACGCTTCACATCTCCCAGCCTTCCTTAAGTAAAGCAATTAAAAATTTAGAAAATCAGCTCGGTGTTACTTTATTTTATCGAGGTGGAAAAAAGATTGAACTGACAGATGCGGGCGCTGCGTTTTTAGGGAACGCCAAACAATTTATCGAAGCTTATGAAAATCTAACAACGGAAATGTATGACGTGGTGCAATTAAAAAAAGGACAAATAAAAATTGGCATCCCTCCCATTATTGGCGCTACTTTTTTTTCAAAATTAATTAGTCAATACAAAGCAGCGCATCCCTCCTTTCATATTGAACTAAACGAAGTGGGTAGTAATTTAATTCAACATGGGGTAAAAGAAGGAGAGTTAGATGTTGGCCTCATTTGTAATCTACCAGTAGAAAAACACCACTTTTCTACAATAAACCTGTTAAAAGACCCTTTAATGGTCGTTGTCCAAAACAATCACCCTCTTGCTTCTGAAAAATCTGTTGCATTGCCAGATTTACAGGATGAACCATTTATTTTATATCAGCAAGATTTCTCTTTACATGACCGGATTGTAGAAGCCTGTCAATATTACGATTTTTCACCAAATGCAGTATGTAAAAGTTCGCAGCGAGACTTTATGATAGAAATGGTGGAGGCAAACTTAGGCATCGCTCTTTTCCCTAGTAAAATTTGTAAACAACTGCTCCATCACGATGTTCAAGCTATTCCTTTCAAACAACCAAGGCTTCATCTGGAGTTGGCACTTATTTGGAAAAAAGATAAATATTTGCCGTATGCCGTACGTGAGTTTGTCACTATGGCAAAAGATTTCACAAATTAA